A portion of the Marinobacter alexandrii genome contains these proteins:
- a CDS encoding SRPBCC family protein, which translates to MRGYFLRQIVAYLIFSFCVSAQHPRLISEEGWKLEKTKYGVEVFSKSIEGYELKAFKASGLIDASLFTVYNVIIDIENYDKWYPDCEEGEVLSQNDSIQMRRIVFKLPWPFYRRDIINGFITESRDDGIFIEVTNAADLIPEKKKTIRVSQSEGYWLLKEEDGKTRMTYSAVGDASGIPAWIANIFLFDSPLTAIHNIREMVRKPEYQFIPDLDK; encoded by the coding sequence ATGAGAGGATATTTTCTGCGGCAAATTGTAGCATATTTAATTTTTTCTTTTTGCGTTTCAGCCCAACATCCCCGTCTTATATCAGAAGAAGGTTGGAAACTTGAAAAAACAAAATACGGTGTTGAGGTTTTTAGTAAATCAATTGAAGGTTACGAGTTAAAAGCTTTTAAGGCTTCTGGATTGATAGATGCTAGTCTTTTCACGGTCTATAATGTAATAATCGATATTGAAAATTATGATAAATGGTATCCTGATTGCGAAGAGGGGGAGGTTTTAAGTCAAAATGATTCTATTCAAATGAGACGAATTGTTTTCAAGCTCCCTTGGCCATTCTATCGAAGAGATATCATTAACGGATTTATTACGGAAAGCAGAGATGATGGCATATTTATAGAAGTAACTAATGCAGCCGACCTCATCCCGGAGAAAAAAAAGACTATCAGAGTATCACAATCTGAAGGTTATTGGCTACTCAAAGAAGAAGACGGCAAAACAAGAATGACCTATAGTGCCGTAGGTGATGCTTCAGGAATTCCTGCTTGGATTGCTAATATATTCCTATTTGATAGCCCGCTTACAGCCATCCATAATATCAGAGAAATGGTTAGAAAACCAGAATATCAATTTATCCCTGATCTAGATAAGTAG
- a CDS encoding 4'-phosphopantetheinyl transferase superfamily protein: MPLLLNKQIDTDSAYAVWNIQETFLELPYLSPEPFPVDLNPVRQAEWIVGRILVKTLCEKFDIKYDGIGKHENGKPFLNNSDVHISISHSFPIAAAMIHLRKSCGIDMERPRDKHNYVKMKYLHTSEMEHQNDLEKLCTIWCAKEVIYKIFGRKFLSLKDEIKVSFESDRMIKGEILKKGHEDTHEIHYEWVKEYLLAYGI; encoded by the coding sequence ATGCCATTGCTATTAAACAAACAGATAGATACGGATTCCGCCTATGCTGTTTGGAACATTCAAGAGACTTTTTTAGAACTACCCTATCTTTCTCCAGAACCTTTCCCTGTTGATTTAAATCCAGTAAGGCAGGCTGAGTGGATCGTTGGTCGGATCTTAGTAAAAACTCTTTGCGAAAAGTTCGATATTAAATATGATGGAATAGGTAAACATGAAAACGGTAAACCATTCCTTAATAATAGCGATGTTCATATATCAATTTCACATTCATTTCCTATAGCTGCTGCCATGATTCATCTTCGAAAATCTTGCGGAATAGATATGGAGCGACCTAGAGATAAGCATAATTATGTGAAGATGAAATACCTGCATACTTCTGAAATGGAGCATCAGAACGACTTGGAAAAGCTCTGTACTATCTGGTGTGCAAAAGAGGTCATCTACAAAATTTTCGGGCGTAAGTTTTTAAGTCTGAAAGATGAGATAAAGGTTTCTTTTGAATCTGATCGTATGATCAAAGGCGAAATACTCAAGAAAGGACATGAAGACACTCATGAAATCCACTATGAATGGGTCAAAGAGTATCTCCTTGCCTATGGTATTTAG
- a CDS encoding MlaD family protein yields MSKEFKIGLITIISGALLYYGFNFLRGSDLFSPSNRYYAKYNNVSGLNVSNPIYFNGLPVGRVSGFELKQSKGYIVVALDIDEGLMISEDASARLSNDGLFGGKAIVLDVGQSVTPIQPGDTLASEMDGGMLAQFEPVADNLNTTITKLNTLLDQLNETDIKGTVDTLKYSIGTLTNKAEKLNIEGTIRNTNNLLISIKDRSDQLDSVLIGSKLLIDSLNAVPLGETLSKVNKSLDHVNNLLLDIQSDEGTIGKMLNNDSVYNNLNKLLVDMDELIIHFNNYPKDFMGPLGRKNKKLKGVSQDGK; encoded by the coding sequence CACCCTCAAACAGATACTATGCGAAGTATAACAATGTATCTGGATTAAATGTCTCCAACCCTATCTACTTCAATGGCTTGCCTGTTGGCAGGGTAAGTGGATTTGAATTGAAGCAATCCAAAGGATATATCGTAGTTGCTTTAGATATAGATGAAGGTCTTATGATTAGTGAAGATGCATCAGCTCGACTTTCTAATGATGGCCTATTTGGAGGGAAAGCAATAGTACTGGATGTGGGGCAATCGGTTACTCCAATTCAACCAGGTGATACACTCGCATCTGAGATGGATGGGGGCATGCTGGCTCAATTTGAGCCGGTAGCTGATAACCTTAATACTACGATTACGAAATTAAATACACTTCTTGATCAGTTAAACGAAACAGATATCAAAGGAACTGTAGATACACTTAAGTATTCAATAGGAACTCTTACAAATAAAGCGGAAAAACTAAATATTGAAGGAACTATTCGAAATACTAATAACCTTTTAATCAGTATAAAAGACAGATCTGATCAATTGGATAGTGTTTTAATTGGATCAAAATTGCTTATTGATTCGCTCAATGCTGTGCCTCTAGGAGAGACTTTGTCTAAGGTTAACAAGTCTCTCGATCATGTGAACAATCTACTTCTTGACATTCAATCTGACGAAGGTACAATAGGGAAAATGTTGAATAATGATTCGGTATATAATAACCTGAACAAATTGTTGGTTGACATGGACGAGTTAATCATTCATTTTAATAATTATCCTAAAGATTTCATGGGACCACTCGGTCGCAAGAATAAGAAATTGAAAGGGGTCTCTCAAGACGGAAAGTAG
- a CDS encoding transglutaminase-like domain-containing protein — protein sequence MLKESEIKALVVLLDDEDGEVVSHVENKIMSIGTSIIPLLEQEWESTFNPIIQNKIEDLVHELQFELLKERFLEWKENGSKDLLEGLWIVATYLYPDLEIADIKEEIEQFYHELWRHMEDEMTPNDRVKIFNEIFFNKFKFRANTKNFHSPANSMINSVLETKKGNPISLCAIYLLLAQKMELPIYGVNLPNLFILTYQIGEDSFYINVFNRGLIFTRDDIDNYLESLQLEKQDIFYDPCSNLDIILRALRNLIVSFEKLGDYHKADEIKLILQKMDDQYFSL from the coding sequence TTGCTTAAAGAATCTGAAATAAAAGCTTTAGTTGTTCTACTAGATGATGAGGACGGAGAGGTAGTGTCCCATGTAGAAAACAAGATTATGTCAATTGGGACGAGTATTATCCCACTTTTAGAACAAGAATGGGAAAGCACATTTAACCCGATCATTCAAAATAAAATTGAAGATTTAGTCCATGAACTTCAGTTTGAATTGCTCAAGGAGCGTTTCTTGGAGTGGAAGGAAAACGGATCAAAAGACTTGCTAGAAGGTCTTTGGATAGTAGCTACGTATTTGTATCCTGACTTAGAAATTGCTGATATAAAGGAAGAAATTGAGCAATTTTATCATGAACTCTGGAGACATATGGAAGACGAAATGACTCCCAATGATCGAGTGAAAATCTTCAACGAAATTTTCTTCAATAAATTCAAATTCAGAGCGAATACCAAGAACTTCCATTCTCCAGCAAACTCGATGATAAACTCGGTACTTGAGACAAAAAAAGGGAATCCGATTTCATTGTGTGCTATTTACCTCTTGCTTGCTCAAAAAATGGAATTGCCGATTTATGGCGTAAATCTCCCAAACCTTTTTATCCTCACTTATCAAATAGGTGAAGATTCTTTTTATATCAACGTATTCAACAGAGGACTCATTTTCACTCGAGATGATATTGACAATTACCTAGAAAGCTTACAGCTAGAAAAACAAGATATTTTCTATGATCCATGCTCAAACCTTGATATCATTCTTAGAGCCCTGAGAAACCTTATTGTATCCTTTGAAAAACTTGGTGATTATCACAAGGCAGATGAAATTAAGCTGATCCTTCAGAAGATGGACGATCAGTATTTCAGCTTATGA
- a CDS encoding acyl-CoA carboxylase subunit beta: protein MNIQFNKNEDANKQLVYQLGERFKKVQLGGGEKKIESHHKKGKLTARERIDYLIDDPNDFLEIGAFAADGMYKEVGGCPSAGVVTGLGKVSGRQCMIVANDATVKAGAWFPMTAKKNLRAQEISIENDIPIIYLVDSAGVFLPMQDEIFPDKEHFGRQFRNNAIMSSKGIIQIAAIMGSCVAGGAYLPIMADEALIVDGTGSVFLAGSYLVKSAVGEDIDNETLGGATTHCEISGVTDNKYEDDKAALDAIKKIFDKAGAPKTAGFNRAESKFPAKKLEDIYGEFPANRGVQYDMVEVIKCLVDDSDFDQYKELYGKSIVCGYGRVDGWSVGIVANQRKVVKTKKGEMQLGGVIYSDSADKAARFIMNCNQRKIPLVFLHDVNGFMVGSRSEHGGIIKDGAKMVNAVSNSVVPKFSIVMGSSYGAGNYAMCGKAYDPRLIYAWPTAEIAVMSGGSAAKTLLQIEIASAKAKGKELTEEEKQAQLKKIEDSYNEKLSPYYAASRLWVDGIIDPKETRNVISKGIEMANHAPIEERMNVGVIQT from the coding sequence ATGAATATCCAATTCAACAAAAATGAAGACGCTAATAAACAATTAGTGTATCAGCTAGGTGAGCGTTTCAAGAAGGTACAACTTGGTGGAGGAGAAAAAAAGATCGAATCTCATCACAAGAAAGGAAAACTCACTGCCAGAGAAAGGATTGATTATTTAATAGATGATCCCAACGATTTTCTTGAAATTGGAGCATTTGCAGCTGATGGAATGTATAAAGAAGTGGGGGGGTGCCCATCTGCAGGAGTGGTAACGGGCTTAGGAAAAGTTTCAGGAAGACAATGTATGATTGTCGCTAATGACGCAACGGTCAAGGCTGGAGCATGGTTTCCAATGACTGCTAAGAAAAATCTTCGCGCTCAAGAGATTTCGATAGAAAATGATATACCAATTATCTACTTAGTGGATAGCGCAGGTGTGTTTCTTCCTATGCAGGATGAAATTTTTCCTGACAAAGAACATTTTGGAAGACAATTCAGGAATAATGCGATTATGTCTTCAAAAGGCATCATTCAAATAGCTGCGATCATGGGAAGCTGTGTTGCTGGAGGAGCTTACTTGCCTATTATGGCAGATGAGGCTCTGATTGTGGATGGCACAGGCTCTGTTTTCTTAGCAGGAAGCTATTTAGTGAAATCAGCTGTTGGTGAAGATATTGATAATGAAACACTTGGAGGGGCAACAACTCATTGTGAAATATCTGGTGTGACAGATAATAAATATGAGGATGATAAAGCAGCACTTGATGCAATAAAGAAAATATTTGATAAGGCTGGAGCACCCAAAACAGCTGGATTTAACAGAGCAGAAAGTAAATTCCCAGCAAAGAAGTTGGAGGATATTTATGGAGAGTTCCCTGCCAATCGAGGAGTTCAATATGACATGGTTGAAGTGATCAAATGCTTGGTAGATGATTCAGACTTTGATCAATACAAAGAGCTTTATGGTAAATCAATTGTATGTGGATACGGACGTGTAGATGGGTGGAGTGTCGGGATAGTTGCGAATCAGCGCAAGGTTGTGAAAACCAAAAAAGGAGAAATGCAGCTAGGAGGAGTCATCTATTCAGATTCAGCAGATAAGGCAGCAAGGTTTATCATGAACTGTAATCAGCGTAAGATTCCCTTGGTTTTTTTACATGATGTGAATGGTTTTATGGTTGGCTCTAGATCGGAACATGGGGGCATTATTAAGGATGGTGCCAAAATGGTTAATGCTGTTTCGAATTCAGTAGTTCCAAAATTCAGCATTGTGATGGGCAGTTCTTATGGAGCGGGGAATTATGCCATGTGCGGTAAAGCATACGATCCAAGATTGATTTATGCATGGCCAACTGCAGAAATTGCAGTCATGAGTGGAGGCTCTGCTGCAAAAACATTACTCCAAATTGAAATTGCCTCAGCTAAAGCGAAAGGAAAAGAACTTACCGAAGAGGAAAAACAAGCTCAACTTAAGAAAATCGAAGATTCCTACAATGAAAAGCTTAGCCCATATTACGCAGCTTCTCGACTTTGGGTGGATGGAATTATCGATCCCAAAGAAACACGCAATGTGATTTCCAAAGGGATTGAAATGGCCAACCATGCTCCTATTGAAGAACGGATGAATGTAGGTGTTATTCAAACTTGA
- a CDS encoding helix-turn-helix transcriptional regulator translates to MGKHSIGEFEEVVMLTVAVLYENAYGISIKDEIENRLKRKVSVGAMRTALNRLEKKGFLKSQFGETTAVRGGKRKRYYLVTPEGKSALDQVKDARDQLWEAIPSVAFDFKFG, encoded by the coding sequence ATGGGAAAACATTCAATAGGAGAGTTTGAGGAAGTAGTAATGCTCACTGTAGCTGTACTATATGAAAATGCTTACGGTATCTCCATCAAAGATGAAATTGAAAATCGCCTTAAACGAAAAGTAAGTGTTGGAGCCATGAGAACTGCCCTGAACAGACTAGAGAAGAAGGGATTTCTAAAGTCTCAATTTGGTGAAACCACTGCAGTAAGAGGAGGAAAAAGAAAGAGATATTATTTAGTTACTCCAGAAGGAAAAAGTGCACTTGATCAGGTGAAAGATGCGCGCGACCAACTTTGGGAAGCAATTCCATCAGTAGCGTTTGACTTCAAATTTGGATGA
- a CDS encoding ABC transporter permease, translating to MSDHKKISLPALPLKFLRLFCKPRMLEDVEGDLAELYERRLEKKKIKAQLLFMLDVLLLFRPGMIKNIEITQRLINYAMLNNYLKIARRNALRYKGFTLLNLLGLVVGIASSILILLWVNDEVTIDKFHTNGDKIYQLFRNMRQSNGMVQTTNTIPKPAADLMKDEYPEIDQVALLSRAVRYDIGEGEGMTTEAGRMASQEFLNIFSLNFLVGDKQTAFVDQSSIVISKSLAIKKFGENWKNEVSGSTIKLEDDYTLTVKGVFEDMGTDSSLDFEWLASAQAFISENDWVNDWGNGSFSVYFTLNDPLKLENFKKRIFNEIKDHSKGNNNAGDETLIVHKFQDYYLYSNFENGVIDGGRIDYVRIMTIVAIFILIVACVNFMNLATARSGRRSKEIGLRKVMGAQRTSIGIQFYVEALTFTTISVLLSIVVVLLLLPFYNDLVNKSLAIDFTQLQTWYFLFGITLVTALLSGSYPALLLPGLNIIESLKGLIKQSSASSYFRKGLVVFQFAISTLLIIGTSVVYKQIDFVLNKDLGVDRENLVAVYMGGDLSDRLDTYKNELKKIPEVKHVTAASGNPIDYGRSTSSASWTGKSPSEGYEINVILSDEDFIETMGIEMVAGRAFSNQLTDSTNFIINEVAAELMGFDDPIDKDLSFWGINGKIVGVAKNFHMRNMHEPIAPLIISCIDPSSAHLSLIKIKGNVGETLSEIEQVTRTLNPSADFDYEFISEAYDASYESELTVSKLANIFSVIAIFISCLGLFGLSAYTIERRSREIGVRKVHGASIAQILVLLSKDYSKLMLIAFVLSIPFGYYYGTQWLENFEFQTTLDPLVFIASGLITFVIGVLTVSFKSFQAAKTNPVNVLKDE from the coding sequence ATGAGTGATCACAAGAAAATATCACTACCTGCTCTTCCTCTGAAATTCTTAAGATTATTCTGCAAACCTCGTATGTTGGAGGATGTAGAGGGAGATCTGGCAGAGCTTTATGAAAGAAGACTTGAAAAGAAAAAAATAAAAGCTCAACTACTATTTATGCTTGATGTGCTATTGCTCTTCAGGCCAGGAATGATAAAAAATATCGAAATAACTCAACGACTAATCAATTATGCCATGCTAAATAATTACTTAAAAATTGCACGCAGAAATGCACTACGATATAAAGGTTTTACACTGCTAAACTTACTAGGACTTGTTGTGGGAATAGCATCCAGTATACTTATTCTGCTATGGGTCAATGACGAAGTAACCATTGATAAATTCCATACAAATGGCGATAAAATTTATCAATTGTTCAGAAATATGAGACAATCCAATGGTATGGTACAAACGACTAACACCATACCTAAACCTGCCGCTGACTTAATGAAGGATGAATATCCGGAAATAGATCAAGTAGCCTTGCTTAGTAGAGCAGTGAGATATGATATAGGTGAGGGAGAGGGCATGACCACAGAAGCGGGAAGAATGGCTAGTCAGGAATTTCTTAATATTTTCAGCTTGAATTTTTTGGTTGGCGACAAGCAAACGGCTTTCGTAGATCAATCTTCGATTGTTATTTCAAAATCTTTGGCTATTAAGAAGTTCGGAGAAAACTGGAAAAACGAGGTGAGTGGATCAACAATAAAGCTTGAAGATGATTATACTCTTACGGTGAAAGGTGTGTTTGAAGATATGGGAACTGACTCTTCCTTAGACTTTGAATGGCTAGCCTCTGCGCAAGCTTTCATTAGTGAAAATGACTGGGTAAATGATTGGGGGAATGGCTCATTTAGTGTGTATTTCACATTAAACGATCCTTTAAAATTAGAAAATTTTAAAAAGCGAATTTTTAATGAGATAAAGGATCATTCAAAAGGAAATAACAATGCTGGTGATGAAACATTAATTGTTCACAAATTCCAGGACTATTACCTCTATTCCAATTTCGAAAATGGAGTGATAGATGGAGGCCGAATTGATTATGTGAGAATCATGACCATAGTAGCAATATTTATACTGATCGTTGCATGTGTGAATTTCATGAACCTCGCCACGGCTAGATCTGGTCGAAGATCCAAAGAAATAGGACTAAGAAAGGTGATGGGTGCTCAGCGAACTTCCATAGGAATACAGTTTTATGTAGAAGCATTGACTTTTACAACAATATCCGTCTTGCTTTCTATAGTTGTAGTCCTATTACTACTTCCTTTTTACAATGATCTGGTAAATAAATCCTTGGCGATTGATTTCACACAGCTACAAACCTGGTATTTTCTCTTCGGAATTACGTTGGTTACTGCTTTGCTTTCAGGAAGCTACCCAGCACTATTGCTTCCAGGTTTAAACATCATCGAGTCACTGAAAGGACTGATCAAGCAGTCTTCAGCTAGTTCTTATTTCAGAAAAGGACTTGTAGTTTTTCAATTTGCTATCTCCACTCTTTTGATTATCGGCACCTCTGTGGTGTATAAACAAATAGATTTTGTGTTGAATAAGGATTTAGGAGTCGATAGAGAAAACTTGGTAGCTGTGTATATGGGTGGAGATTTATCCGACCGGTTAGATACCTATAAAAATGAATTAAAAAAGATACCAGAAGTTAAGCATGTGACTGCAGCATCAGGGAATCCCATTGACTATGGCAGATCAACAAGTTCTGCCAGCTGGACAGGTAAAAGCCCATCTGAAGGATACGAAATTAACGTGATTCTTTCCGATGAAGATTTCATTGAAACCATGGGGATAGAAATGGTGGCAGGTCGTGCCTTTTCAAATCAGCTTACCGACTCTACTAATTTTATTATTAACGAAGTAGCTGCAGAGCTGATGGGTTTTGATGATCCAATAGATAAGGATCTTTCTTTTTGGGGCATCAATGGAAAAATTGTAGGAGTGGCCAAAAACTTTCATATGAGAAACATGCACGAACCGATAGCTCCATTGATCATCAGTTGTATTGACCCCTCTTCAGCACATCTGTCTCTAATCAAAATCAAGGGAAATGTGGGAGAAACCTTGTCTGAGATCGAACAAGTGACGAGAACACTTAACCCATCAGCTGACTTTGATTACGAATTTATAAGTGAAGCCTATGACGCAAGCTATGAGAGTGAATTGACTGTAAGCAAGTTGGCTAATATCTTTTCTGTGATAGCCATCTTTATTTCATGCTTAGGTCTCTTTGGTCTTTCTGCCTACACGATAGAGCGCAGATCTAGGGAAATTGGAGTTCGAAAGGTGCATGGCGCTTCCATAGCTCAGATTCTTGTTCTTCTTTCGAAAGATTATTCAAAATTGATGCTTATTGCATTTGTTTTATCCATTCCGTTTGGATACTACTACGGAACGCAATGGCTCGAAAATTTCGAATTTCAGACAACACTTGATCCCTTGGTGTTCATTGCTTCAGGCCTTATCACGTTTGTAATAGGAGTACTTACAGTGAGTTTCAAATCTTTTCAAGCTGCAAAAACAAACCCTGTAAATGTTTTAAAGGACGAATAG